Genomic window (Alteromonas pelagimontana):
AAGGAAAACTGCTGTTCGAAATACACTTATAGCTGTAACTGAACGATACCGCTCCTTATACCGATCTGCATAAATAAGTACTCACTCAGCGTAGGTCTTCCCGCTTGCTGACAAAGAAGGCGTACGCCGCTTTGGTGGCTCCAAAGCAAGTGCGACTGATGCAGCTTTCAGGAAGCGGGAAAGCTGCGCCCGCAGGGAGAAAGCAGAACTTCCCATTTCTTACGTTGCATTATTTCGAAAGGCCCAGGCATTCCTTCAATAATGCGCCTTGAACTGAAAAGTTCTGCTTTCTCTGAGCTGATCACTTATTTATGCGGATCGGTATTACATTGCACTTCTGCTACACTTCCCTAATCTTTACCAGCGCGATTAAGTTGGATCTGCGCTTTATTACACGCAGCTTGGCAAGTACAATATCGCCCCCAAGAATGACAGAAGACGTAATATGACTTCAGCAAACGATTTTGCGGTCGGCCAGCGTTGGCTAAGTAATACCGAATCCGAACTGGGATTGGGCGCCATTATCAAAATAGACTTTCGCTCTGTGGAAGTATACTACCCCGCAAGCGGCGAAAGCCGGATTTATACGAAAAATGATGCTCCCCTTACTCGGTTGTTGTTTAGCCAAGGTGATACCGTTAAAAGTCAGGATGGCTGGTCGTTAACTGTTTCCGACATTCAACAAAGCCAAGGGGTAATGATTTACCACGGTCAGCGCGAAGATACCGGCGCAGATGTTCGGTTATCTGAAACCATGCTTGATCATCATATTCGTTTAAATCAGCCAGAGCAGCGATTGTTTAGTTTCCAGTTTGATAACCCAAAGTGGTTCGACTTGCGGCTTAACGCGCTTACTCATCAACATACGTACCTACGCTCTTCCACTATTGGGCTGGCAGGCGCGCGAATTGAGTTAATTCCACATCAGTTGCATATCGCTTCAGAAGTTGGAAGACGGCATGCGCCCCGCGTGCTATTGGCAGATGAAGTGGGCTTGGGAAAAACCATAGAAGCCGCGCTTATCATTCACCAACAGCTAAAAACAGACCGCGCCCAGCGAGTGCTGATTGTCGTGCCGGATTCACTGGTGCATCAGTGGCTGGTGGAAATGTTACGACGGGTGAATCTGGCGTTTTCCATTTTCGACGAAAGCCGTTGCGAAGCGTTGGATGAATCTGGTACCAACCCTTTTGAAAATGAGCAGCTGGTATTATGTAGTATCGATTTTCTGCGTAATAATCCCCAGCGCCATCAACAAGCTGCCGCCGCCGGCTGGGATTTGCTAGTCGTCGATGAAGCTCACCATCTTTCATGGTCAGCCGAGAGTCCATCGGAAGAGTATCAGCGTGTTGAACAATTGGCCGAAGTGACCGCAGGTGTGTTGCTGCTGACCGCCACCCCTGATCAACTTGGCCATGAAAGCCACTTTGCCCGGCTGCGGCTGCTTGACCCTGCCCGGTTTCATGATTACCAAACCTTTCTTGCAGAAGAAGCGAAATACAGCGAGCTGGCCGATGCCGTTGAACCGTTATTGACAGACGCCAGTTTGAGTCAGGAGCAAAAGGATACATTGCAATCTCTTGCCCCAGAAATTCTTGCTCATTACTCTGATATTGATGATCCTGACGTGCGACAGGCTCTGGTTCATCAGCTTATTGACTGTCATGGCACCGGAAGAATATTGTTCCGCAACCGCCGGGCGGGGATTTCCGGCTTCCCGATTCGGGAACTCCATGATTATCCGTTAGCTGCACCCGCCATCTATGACAGCGCTATTCATGGTAATGACCTGACCTACGCTTTATATCCAGAGCGTCAGCCCGCGTTGGTAAATAGCTGGATAGATGAAGATCCCAGAGTAGAATGGCTACTGGAATTTCTGTCCTCTATTCGCCCGGAAAAAGCGCTGCTCATTTGCGCCAGCGCAGTTACTGCACAGCAACTCGGTGAAGCCATCCGGCTGCGAACTGGTATTCGCCACAGCGTATTCCATGAAGGAATGAGTATTGTGGAACGCGACAAAGCGGCACATTATTTTGCTGATCCGGAAGATGGCGCACAAATACTGTTGTGTAGTGAAATTGGTAGTGAAGGCCGCAACTTTCAGTTTGCCCACCACCTGATATTATTCGATTTGCCGCTAACCCCTGACTTGCTGGAGCAACGTATTGGGCGGCTGGATCGTATTGGCCAAACTAAAGATATTCAAATTCACGTTCCCTTTTTAGTCGGAAGTGCGCAGGCGGTGCTGCTTGACTGGTATCATCAGGGGCTGGAAGCGTTCACGCAAACCTGCCCAACAGGCTCAGGAGTGTTTGAAGAAGTAAAACCATTACTTATCGGCGCCTGCCTCAATCCGGATGACGATAGCGCGTTAAGCGACTTGATTAACCAAAGTCATTCACTCAATCGGACATTAAAAGCACGGTTGGAAGAAGGGCGTGACCGGCTGCTTGAACTCAATGCTTCTGGAGAAGGTAAAGTAGAAACGCTGCTAGAGGAAATAGTGGCGCTGGACAGTTCACTGGACTTGTCTCGATTTATGGGGCGTTTACTCGATGCACTTGGTGTAAATCAGGAAGAAAAAGGTAACGATTGTTTTATTCTTACGCCCACTGAGCAAATGGTAAACCAGCTTCCCGGCCTCGATCCTGAAGGCATGACAGTCACGTATCGGCGCCGCGCAGCCACCACATTGGAACATGTACATTTTTTAAGTTGGGATCATCCATTGGTTCACAACGCCATTGATATGGTGTTAACCGATGTGCTAGGCAAAAGCAGCGTAGGCTTTATTGCAGATAAAAACCTGCCCAAAGGCGCCTATTGGCTGGAAACTGTGTTTGTTCTAGAAGCTAATGCGCCAAAGGCTCTGCAACTGGGCAGATTCCTTCCTTCCACGCCTATCCGCATTTGTTTAGATGCGCAAGGCACTGAAGTCGACCATGATTTTGATGTTAGCCGGCTGGCAGGACGTAAAATTGCCCAACAGCTTATTCAGGCGTTGCAAAAGCAGGTAACCCTGCATCTGGAAAAGGCGAAGGTGGCAGCGCAGGAGCAAGCTCAGGAAATTTTACACACTGCCAAAACCGCTATGCATGAGACGTTAACAGGTGATATTCAGCGGTTAAAAGATTTACAAAAGCAAAATCCGGCGGTGCGGGATAGCGAAATTGCCTTTGTTGAAAATCAGGTTGTTGAGCTTGATGCGGCGCTAAAATCTGCCGATGTCCAATTTGATGCCGTGCGCATTGTGGTAAACAACCCATAATGGCGAACCCGCAGTTCGAGTATAACCCACCGCTGTCGCCGTACCTGACCATCATTTACAGGGACGACGATATTGTGGTAGCCAATAAGCCCGGCGGCTTGCTCAGTGTTCCGGGTAAAGCGCCGATACACCGGGATTCTCTGATTGCGCGGGTACAGCGGGTTTTTCCCACTGCGACTGTGGTTCATCGATTGGATATGGCAACATCTGGTGTAATGATAATGGCGTTAAATAAAGCCAGTCATCGGCACTTGTCTCGCCAGTTCGAGACTCGAAATACTCACAAACGGTATTTTGCCCGGGTCGACGGGAACGTACAGAATAACTACGGCGAAATTACGCTTCCGCTGATTTGCGATTGGCCAAACAGGCCAAAGCAGAAAGTCGATCATGAACACGGCAAACCGGCGCTTACCCGCTATGAAGTGGTAAGACGCAAAGACGATGAAACGCTGGTTGCTCTGCTACCGGTTACCGGTCGGTCACACCAGTTGCGCGTGCATATGTTGTCTATAGGGCACGTCATCCTTGGTGATCGACTTTACGCTGACGAAGTCATTAAAGGTAAAGCTGAACGGCTCCAACTGCACGCGCAATCTCTTATTATCACCCATCCCACCAGTGGCAATTGGCTTAGATTTGAAGCACCCATGCCCTTTGGCGATTACTCCCCGCCTCCTCTGCCCTTGCCCGAGAACAACTGTTAAGCAGCAGAATACTCATCCGCCTTGATGCGTGATCAGCCTCAAGGTGGATGAGTAGAACTTCAGTTTTTATCTGAATTGCCGATACAAGCCCGACAGTTTTTTAAAGCAACTATGGTAAAGGGTATGGGCGGATTCTTGGTTAAGTTAGTAATGGTAGTTGCCCTGATGCTGGTGAGTGCCATTTGCTTCGCCGACTCACGGGTGGAAGATATTAAGTTACAGTACCGTGAAAGTGAGTACACCACAGTGCTTGTGGGCGATACCGCCGTGCCGGTGTTTATTAAGCCGGCGGCAATACCTTTGTCTCGCGGCGTTGCTCTGATTGTAGTTGACGGTGGCTATTACGGCCTGTCGTTGCAAGATGCCAAAACCTTGGCAACCCAGCTAAACCTATGGGGGTGGGATACGCTTATTTCGCCCACGCTTCTTGATGATAGCCCGGTAAATCCGGCTACTGGCACTGCCCCGGCTGATTTACCTGATACCAGCATTCATCCCAGAAGTGACAGCTTGCCTGCGCAGCTGAATTTCACTGATTCGCAAACCCGTTTAACCTTACTGATGAACGCACTTTATAATAAGGTTGAAGATAAAAAAGGGTTTCGTTTAGTCATCAGTCAAGGTATGACAGCAGCTCAACTCGTCAGCTTAGGTGCAGCAGAAAAAATTCCCATGCCGGACAGTATGGTAGTTATTGCCCCCTTCTGGCCTCAGGAGGACGCTAATAAAGCATTGGTGCACGAAATTGCCGACACTAATTTTCCTGTCCTGGATATCAGCTTGCCTGACAGCAATCGATGGCAAAAACAAACGGTCACAACCAGAAGACAGGCCGCCATTGTCGCCCTGAAACTGCATTATCGGCAGCGGCAAATGAAGGTACAGCCTGTGCCATCGTTTCAACCTTATACCTATGAGAATCCCTTCGTGAATGGGATAGGAAAAGAGATCTATGGCTGGATCACTTATCTGGGATGGTAATGCAAGTCCGCAATGATGTTTGCTCACTCAGCGCGATAATTTGCCCGCTTTTCCCTTTTCTGCAGCTTACATGAAGGGAAACAAAAAACTGACCGTTCATTCAAGTTTCTTTCGACTCACTTTTTTTCTAAAGATTTCATTGATCTATTTTCGTTACTCTGGTTTAGGAGGAAATTAGGTTAGTAAGCGCTATACTAGGATCATAATAACAACATTGTTGGCAGTACTTGGTGATGGTCACATCGTTCATAGACACGAAATCAAAACAATTATGCTATTACTTGCACGCGTTCTGGGACGAGAAGTTGGCGTTCAGGGAAATAGAAATATTCTTCTGGGATACGCTGGAGGAATGGAGCCAGGTGGAATATAACCTGACCCTGCCTTACACTCAGCAGGAACGCGTTTTCTGGCACTTGCTGCATCAATTACATTATTGGCCGGAAGAGAAGCTTCGTTCTGATACCTTTCTTGTCGAAGAGCTGACAAACTGCATCTCCTTTCTGGAAGGGAAAGGCATTTGCCCTTTCGACTGCATTGGCATTCGGCCCTAAACGTCTGAATAGCTGACGAAAGGCTTGCGTTTGCCTGGGGTTATATGATCCAATGACGCTATTCCCCACCGTGACAGTTAACCATTTTGTTCCAAGCCCTGCGCGTATATAAAGATAAACGATTAATCAGCGTCTTCCTGTTCGGTGTGGCCAGCGGCTTTCCCTGGTTGATGATTGGTTCTGTTATGTCAGCCTGGCTAAAAGATGAAGGGCTGAGCCGTTCGGCTATCGGCTTATTTGGTTCTATATTTTCTGTTTACGCCGTCAACTTCCTGTGGTCTCCGCTGCTGGATAGGGTGCGCCTTCCATGGCTAGGCCAAAGACGAGGCTGGATTATTACCATGCAAGCTGGCATTGGCTTGTGTTGCCTCTATATGGCCACGCTAAATGTCCAAACGCAATTGTTTTACATGGCACTAACAGGGCTGATTCTCGCTGTGTTTTCTGCCACTCAGGATATTGCTATCGATGCCTATCGTATAGATATCATCAGGGAAGAAGAAAAAGATAAATTGTCTGCTGCTTCCTCGCTGGCAACTGCAGGTTGGTGGACCGGTTATGGTGGTTTGGGCGCAATCCCCTTTTTCCTCGCCGATTCCTCCAACTGGTACTGGCCGCAGATATATTTTCTGCTCGGCGGCTTTATGCTTGTGCTGATGGCAGCAACCATTTGGGCGAAGGAGCCGCTTATCGACCGCACGGTGGTACAGGGTGCGGCAGAAAAACGTTTTGCCCAAGCGATCAGCGGTAACAAAGGCAAAGCCGGATTTGGCGCAAATGTCATGAGTTGGATGGTTGTCACCGTTGCTGAGCCGTTTCGAGAGTTTTTTCAGCGTAATGGTGTAAGGCTGGCGCTTTCGGTCCTGCTGTTTATTTTCCTGTTTAAGCTGGGCGAGGCGTTTTTGGGCCGTATGAGTATTGTATTTTACAAAGAAGTCGGCTTTTCAAATAGCGACATCGGCTCGCTATCGAAGCTTTTAAACTGGTGGGTGACCATTGTTTTCTCCATTATCGGCGGATTAGTAAATATACGCTATGGCATTTACCGGGGGTTAATGATTGCAGGTATTGCTATGGCGAGTAGTAACCTGATGTTTGCGTGGATGGCGCAGACGGGACCAGATAAAATGCTTTTTGCCGCCACTGTCATTGTCGATGGATTCACGGCAGCATGGAGCTCGGTAGCCATGGTAGCGTTTATTTCATTGCTGTGTAATCGCGCGTTTAGTGCTACTCAATATGCGCTGATGGCATCGTTAAGCGTGGCCGGACGTAATCTTTTGGCTTCGGGTTCCGGGGTCATTGTGGATTATCTGGGCGGAAACTGGAGCGCGTTTTTTATTCTTACCGCCGTTATGGTAATACCAAGCCTGTTATTTCTTCGGACCATTAAACAAGACATTATTCGCGCCGAGAAACGAAGCTACTAGCGCTTTTAACTGCGGCGCGAGTTGAGAGGTCTAATCAGAAGCATTTGGCAGCCAAGCCTGATTTTTTGTCACCACTTGGTTTCGACCGGCTGTTTTGGCACCATAAAGCGCTTCATCGGCGTCTTCAAGCCATTCCAGCGAGTTAGCATGATTAGCAGAATATTCAGCTAAGCCTATGCTCACGGTGAACGTAATCTGCTCGCCCTCATGCTCTACTATTGTGTTAAGAGCTGACTTTCTAATGCGCTCTGCCACTTTAACTGCGTTCTTCGCGCCGGTATCTGTCAGCACAATGGCGAATTCTTCACCACCATATCGTCCAGCTAAATCCGTTTCGCGGATGTTCTTCTGAATAACCGCAGCCAGCGCCTGAATAACTTTATCCCCCGCTTGGTGGCCATAAGTATCGTTCACCTTTTTGAAATGATCGATGTCCAGCATCATCGCTGAGGTTGGCTTTTCATTGCGTTGCGCCAGTTTGAAAATATGATCGAAACGTTCTTGCCAATAACGCCTGTTATACAATCCGGTAAGGCCATCTACTCTACTTAACACCTTCATTTCTTCATTCAAACGCTCAACCCGCAGCTTACTTAGTGCCTGATCCGTTACGTCGTAAACCAGCATACACAATCGTTCGATGTCTCCATTAGGAGAAGTCAAAGGAAACATGGTGACGTTTTGAAACATGTGGGCTGAATCAGAGGTTATTGGCCGGTTGCTGCCAAACTTAAATAAGTACGGACGCTGCTCCCAAATCAGAAACACTGGAGTTTTTAGATTGAAAACTGGCTCAGCTTTAGCCTGCAACCATTTTTTGTCGATTTCAGGAAAGTGTGAAAACAGCGAAGTGCCGCAAATCTGGCTGGGGAGGAGGTCTGAGTGGTTCTCCATAAACTGGTTCCACACCTCAACTTCAAACGACGAATTCAGTACAACAATACCCACCTCAATGGAGCTTAACAAATCGTTTTGCCAGTGTATTTGAAGAAGATCAGAAGATATCATTAGTCCCCCTCATCCTCGACCAGCCGGGTGTAAATCTTATCCATTGCCTCATCGGGGAACAGCAACAGCAGGTCGAAACTGATGTCACGACTTTTGATGGCGTAGGCAATTTCCACTGCCATAATTTTTTTCCAACGCGACAAATTATCGCTTAGCAACACATCAAGCCCGCGGTGTTGGCCCAATAATATGGGCTGACTATGGCTGAAGCTCACGTTCAATTGAGCCGAAAGAGCATTAAGACAAGCGCCAATAAGAATATTCGAAACATCCATCAGCGCTTCTAATTGCAGATGCTCATCGTATCCTGCGGAATCATAGTTTAGCAGCTTCACCATATTGTCGGTATTGGTGTCATTGAATATAACCAGTGCTTCACCTTTTATGCCAGCACTCACAAATCCTTTTGACACTGCCGACACCCGTTCATTGCGATTAATTTCCGCAACTGCCATATGCAGCTCGTTGCTCTCAATGACATTAACGTTGGGAATAGGCAAATCAATAAATTCACCTAGCAGCTTGGCAAGATTTTCACCGGCACGCCCCATGGCAACATTGACCAGCTCGCGATAGGCATCAAGCTGATAATTCTTGTCATATTGCGGGCTGAGACTGCTAACGCTCTTACGTTCGATGGCAATACTGTCACCGCTATAAAGACCGTACTGCTTTAAAAGCGACATCAGCTTTTGGTTATCTATAGGCTTGCGAATAAAATCCAGTGCACCTAAATTTATCATTCGCTGACGGGCTTCAGGCTGCACATCTCCGGAAACCACAATTACCATACAAGACAAATCGTCTTCACGAATTACCTCCATGGTTTTATACCCGTCCATTACCGGCATATTAAGATCAAGAAACATGACGTCGCCTTTGCCCTTACGAATCAGATCAATGGCTTCCTGTCCGTTTTCAGCAAAGGCAATATCAACATCCCAGCCATCTGGAATTGCCCGAGCCATCTGCTTACGAGCAAATCCGGAATCATCACATATCAAGACTGGTGTCGTCATGTAACCTCGCGGTAAATCTTAAATTGCCACTGGTGCCTTAATATGAGGGTGGGCCTGATAATTCTGTAACTCAAAATCTTCAAAGGTAAAATTGAAAATATCTTTCACGTTAGGATTAATGATCATTTTAGGCTTAGGGTACGGCTTTCTCGCGAGTTGCGTTTCGGCCTGAGCCAGGTGATTTACATACAGATGGGCATCCCCAAGCGTATGAATAAACTCACCAGGCTGAAGATCGCAAACTTGCGCTACCATCAATGTCAATAAAGCATAACTGGCAATATTGAAAGGAACGCCAAGAAAAACATCACCACTTCGCTGGTACAATTGACAGGACAGCTTGCCCTCCAGCACGTAAAATTGGAACATAGTGTGGCAGGGAGGTAACGCCTGTTTCCCCATCGCCGCATTTTCTTTAGGAGAATAACGGGTATCGGGAAGCACCGCTGGATTCCAGGCACTTACAATTAACCGGCGGGAATCAGGGGTAGTCTTTATCTGGTGAATAACATCGCTAATCTGGTCAATGGTGGAACCATCCCCACCATCCCAGCTACGCCACTGGTGTCCGTATACTGGTCCCAACTCGCCTTCAGGCGTAGCCCACCCGTCCCAAATTGACACGCCGTTGTCTTGCAAATACCGAATATTGGTTTCTCCTTTGAGAAACCAAAGCAACTCATGAATGATGGACTTTAAGTGGCACTTTTTTGTCGTTACCAGCGGAAAACCTTCAGCCAAATTAAAGCGCATTTGATAGCCAAACACGCTAATTGTCCCGGTGCCGGTACGGTCCTCTTTTCTCACGCCTTGTTCGCGGACGTGACGCATAAGCTGCAAATATTCTTTCATTTTTTTCTTTTAGTTAATTAGGAGACACCTGTGCAGATGTGCGGGTATAGGCTCTGTACATTAACCACACACCCAGTAAAATCATAGGTACACACAGCAATTGCCCTTGGCTTAAGCCAATCTTGTACAAGCCCAGATGCGCATCCGGCTCACGAAAGTATTCTACAATAAAGCGAAATGCGCCATAGCCAAGAAGAAACAGCCCGCTTACTGCTCCCACAGGCCGAGGCCTTGCAGAATATAACCATAATATTATAAACAGTAGCACACCTTCCAAGGCAAATTCATATAACTGAGAAGGATGTCGCGGAATGTTACCAGCTTCCGGGAAAATAATCGCCCACGGCACATCTGTCTGTCTTCCCCATAATTCGCCGTTCAAAAAGTTGCCAATACGTCCAGCTCCTAAGCCAATAGGAACTAACGGCGCGACAAAGTCACCAACTTGCAGAAACGTTGCTTTCATTCTTCGAGATTGCCAGAATAACGCCGCCAGTACCCCCAGCAGTCCACCGTGAAATGACATACCACCAGCCCAAATCTTAAAGAGATAGAGAGGGTTCTCAAGAAACATTTCAAACTGGTAGAACAAAACATAACCGATGCGCCCGCCTAGAATAACGCCTACGAACCCCCAGAAAAGAAGATCGCTAAGTTGTTCTTTGGTCCAATCGGTTTGTTCCAGTCGCTTGTGCGCTAACAAATATGCAGCTACAAAGCCTACGAGGTACATCATGCCGTACCAACGTACACTTAGCGGCCCCACACTAAAAATAATGGGATCAATATTTGGAAAAACCAGAAAACTGCTTTCTGCCATGGTTTACTCTATTCCTAAAATCATTCGAATACTGACTAACACTAATAGGCCAGCCAGTATCTTCTTTAATATGTCTGTATTCATCCTCTGACCCAACTTGGCGCCGAGGTTCGCGGTAAATATTGAAGTAGCAACAATACCAAAGGTTGCAGGTAAATAAACATAACCTACCGCACCCACTGGCAAACCGGGCGCTACTCGTCCGGCATACACAAAGCTGGCTGTTCCAAACAAAGCAATGACCAAACCACTTAAAGCAGCGCAGCCAATCGCTTGTCTGATGTTTACTTGAAACCAGACTAAAGCAGGTACCAGCAGCGCACCACCGCCGATTCCCATCAATGCACTGATCGCACCCGTCAGGCTTGCAACGGTTACCAATATACCACGGGTCGCCTTGTGCGCTGAGGGTTGGCGTTTTCCCAATACCATCTGTGCAGCAATGACTATTACCAACACGGAAAAAATATTTTTCAACGTATGGCCAGAGATTGTGCTGGCTATCTGCGCTCCTAATGTTGCTCCTACAGCAACGCCAACTCCGCACCACACTACAATATGCCGATTAATGTTTCCAAGCGCATGATGCGCGCGGGCAGAGGAAAGACTTGTGAGAACAATTGTCGAAAGCGATGTTGCCACTGCCATAGGCATTACTAAGTTTGTACTTAAGTTAAGGAAATGCACCATCAAAAAAGACAGTGCAGGAACGATAATCAGGCCGCCCCCGATTCCCAGCATACCCGCCAAGAGACCAGCAACAAGGCCGATAGCCGCACAGCAGACAATAATAATGTATACGGGATCCATATAATGCTCATAAAGTTTTACTGCGTTAGGTTAAGCATCCTACCCACGAGTATTTCCGCTTCACTTGCTACCTTAAAACCGCGGACGTAGGTTAACAAAAAATATCGCAGAATTCTTTGATCAACTATCACAGGAATTGCAGTCTTGCCTGCATTTTTGTGTGAAAAGTTATTCGTAGCGGTTAAGAGCCAGCCCGAATAAGGCCGCCAAGCCCTTTTTGTTCCAGGTAATTATTGATAAGAATATAAACATCTTCATGCGTATTGGCGGTGAGTGCGCAGGATAACAGTTCCTTACTTTCTTCCAGGCTTACATTACGAATCACCCAGTTAATTTTTCGCAGATTGTAGGCGTTCATACTGAGTCGGCGATATCCCATTCCCATCAGCAGGATTGCGCCGCCAGGTTCTCCGGCTATTTCACCGCATATAGTGACGGGTACTTGATTATGATCCGATTGCCTGACGATATCATAAAGTGCACTTAGCACGGCAGGATGATAGCTATTGTACAAGCTGGCAACTCGTGTGTTGTTGCGGTCGACAGCCAGCAGGTACTGGGTTAGATCATTACTTCCTACGGAGAAAAAGTCCACGTGCCTGGCTAGCTGAGGCAGCTGATATAACACCGAAGGGACTTCAAGCATGATTCCCAGTTTTGGTCGATGCAATTGGATATTCTGAGATTTGATTTCGTCGCTGATCTCGTAAAAAGCCTGCTCGATAAGCCGCTTCGCTTCCTGCACTTCGCTAACAGAAGAAATCATGGGCAACATAATCTGCAGATTGTTCATCCCGAGACTTGCCCGCAGCATTGCCCGCACTTGTACCAGAAAAATTTCCGGATGATCCAGTGTTAAACGAATCCCTCGCCAGCCGAGAAAAGGATTTTCTTCATTTATCGGAAAATAGGGCAATGGCTTATCGCCACCCACATCCAAAGTACGCATGGTGATAGGCTGTTCGGGCGATGATTCAAGAATCTGCCGATAAAGTTGCACTTGCTCCTGTTCGGAGGGAAAACGTTCCCGCAGCATAAATGGAATTTCAGTTCGGTACAGCCCTATCCCCGCGTTATGAATGTTGGCATTCAGCTCCACTTCAGCCGATAAGCCAGCATTGATGTAAAGCTGGATTCGGCATCCATCTTCTGTCTTGCAGGGTTGACCAGCCTGGGCTTCGATCCGCTTCGACAGCGTCGCTTCTTCTTCAATTAACTGGGTAAACTCACTGAGTATGTTCGGCTCCGGCGCAATAATAACTTCACCAGAGTAGCCGTCTAACAGCAGGTTCTTCCCTTCCAGCAAGGCCGGAGAGATATTTTGGCAACCCATTACTGCCGGTACACCCATAGCTCTGGCAAGAATGGCCGCATGGGAATTATTCGAGCCTCGAATCGAAATAATGCCTTTCAGATACTGACGAGGGAACTCGGCGAGCATAGTTGCCGACACTTCTTCGGCAACCAGAATACTGTCCTGCGTGGCCATTTTGGCCTTAATTGTGTGGCCTTTCGCTTCAATTAAAATATTGGTAAGAATTCGGTTAGACAAATCAATGATGTCTATTGCCCGTTCCTGCATGTATGGGTCTTCCATACTCAGAAATCGAGCGGCATAGTCTTCAACCACCATCTTCAATGAGGAGGCGGCGTCCCAACCCTCTTTTATCTTTCCTTCCACTTCTCGCCCCAGGCTGTTTGCATCAAGCAACTGGTGGTAAAGCTGAAAAATAGATTTCACGTCGTCAGGAATTTCATCATCCAGGCGTTGTGATAAATCATCAACCTGAGTACGGGTAACTTCTACGCCTTTACGATAACTTTGAACCTCAAGGGATACATCATCGCAGCGATTGACCACCCAGCTGCGCAGATCAATTTTGGCATCAGTGGCAAACCCTTTTCCAATTGCCAAACCGGGGGAGCCGGCAATCCCCCTGACATTTTTTTGCCGGGGCAGAGCGCGAATGGCAGTGGCATTACTCAGCGCGCCGCGCATTTCAGCATTGGTAATTTCCAGCGCCATCTGCGCGGCTAACGTAACCAGGAAGGCTTCTTCGTCTTCACTGAAGCGGCGCATCTCACTTTGTTGCATGGTGATAACACCAAGCACTTTGCGCTGATGGATTATTGGTGTGCCAAGGAAGGCATTATAGTTTTCTTCCTGCACTTCAGGATAATGCTTGAAGCGAGGATGTTGATGGGCGTTTTCTATATTCAGCGGTTCTTCTCGCTGACCTACCAGGCCGATAAGGCCTTCGGAAAAACCGATGCGCACCCGTTCAACAGCATCTGGATGCAAACCATCGGTGGCTTTTAGAACAAACTCCTGCTGCTCATAGTCAGCAAGATAAA
Coding sequences:
- the rapA gene encoding RNA polymerase-associated protein RapA; amino-acid sequence: MTSANDFAVGQRWLSNTESELGLGAIIKIDFRSVEVYYPASGESRIYTKNDAPLTRLLFSQGDTVKSQDGWSLTVSDIQQSQGVMIYHGQREDTGADVRLSETMLDHHIRLNQPEQRLFSFQFDNPKWFDLRLNALTHQHTYLRSSTIGLAGARIELIPHQLHIASEVGRRHAPRVLLADEVGLGKTIEAALIIHQQLKTDRAQRVLIVVPDSLVHQWLVEMLRRVNLAFSIFDESRCEALDESGTNPFENEQLVLCSIDFLRNNPQRHQQAAAAGWDLLVVDEAHHLSWSAESPSEEYQRVEQLAEVTAGVLLLTATPDQLGHESHFARLRLLDPARFHDYQTFLAEEAKYSELADAVEPLLTDASLSQEQKDTLQSLAPEILAHYSDIDDPDVRQALVHQLIDCHGTGRILFRNRRAGISGFPIRELHDYPLAAPAIYDSAIHGNDLTYALYPERQPALVNSWIDEDPRVEWLLEFLSSIRPEKALLICASAVTAQQLGEAIRLRTGIRHSVFHEGMSIVERDKAAHYFADPEDGAQILLCSEIGSEGRNFQFAHHLILFDLPLTPDLLEQRIGRLDRIGQTKDIQIHVPFLVGSAQAVLLDWYHQGLEAFTQTCPTGSGVFEEVKPLLIGACLNPDDDSALSDLINQSHSLNRTLKARLEEGRDRLLELNASGEGKVETLLEEIVALDSSLDLSRFMGRLLDALGVNQEEKGNDCFILTPTEQMVNQLPGLDPEGMTVTYRRRAATTLEHVHFLSWDHPLVHNAIDMVLTDVLGKSSVGFIADKNLPKGAYWLETVFVLEANAPKALQLGRFLPSTPIRICLDAQGTEVDHDFDVSRLAGRKIAQQLIQALQKQVTLHLEKAKVAAQEQAQEILHTAKTAMHETLTGDIQRLKDLQKQNPAVRDSEIAFVENQVVELDAALKSADVQFDAVRIVVNNP
- a CDS encoding pseudouridine synthase — its product is MANPQFEYNPPLSPYLTIIYRDDDIVVANKPGGLLSVPGKAPIHRDSLIARVQRVFPTATVVHRLDMATSGVMIMALNKASHRHLSRQFETRNTHKRYFARVDGNVQNNYGEITLPLICDWPNRPKQKVDHEHGKPALTRYEVVRRKDDETLVALLPVTGRSHQLRVHMLSIGHVILGDRLYADEVIKGKAERLQLHAQSLIITHPTSGNWLRFEAPMPFGDYSPPPLPLPENNC
- a CDS encoding DUF3530 family protein; protein product: MGGFLVKLVMVVALMLVSAICFADSRVEDIKLQYRESEYTTVLVGDTAVPVFIKPAAIPLSRGVALIVVDGGYYGLSLQDAKTLATQLNLWGWDTLISPTLLDDSPVNPATGTAPADLPDTSIHPRSDSLPAQLNFTDSQTRLTLLMNALYNKVEDKKGFRLVISQGMTAAQLVSLGAAEKIPMPDSMVVIAPFWPQEDANKALVHEIADTNFPVLDISLPDSNRWQKQTVTTRRQAAIVALKLHYRQRQMKVQPVPSFQPYTYENPFVNGIGKEIYGWITYLGW
- a CDS encoding AmpG family muropeptide MFS transporter: MFQALRVYKDKRLISVFLFGVASGFPWLMIGSVMSAWLKDEGLSRSAIGLFGSIFSVYAVNFLWSPLLDRVRLPWLGQRRGWIITMQAGIGLCCLYMATLNVQTQLFYMALTGLILAVFSATQDIAIDAYRIDIIREEEKDKLSAASSLATAGWWTGYGGLGAIPFFLADSSNWYWPQIYFLLGGFMLVLMAATIWAKEPLIDRTVVQGAAEKRFAQAISGNKGKAGFGANVMSWMVVTVAEPFREFFQRNGVRLALSVLLFIFLFKLGEAFLGRMSIVFYKEVGFSNSDIGSLSKLLNWWVTIVFSIIGGLVNIRYGIYRGLMIAGIAMASSNLMFAWMAQTGPDKMLFAATVIVDGFTAAWSSVAMVAFISLLCNRAFSATQYALMASLSVAGRNLLASGSGVIVDYLGGNWSAFFILTAVMVIPSLLFLRTIKQDIIRAEKRSY